From a single Planctellipticum variicoloris genomic region:
- a CDS encoding cytochrome C oxidase subunit IV family protein — MSDDHDSHAATYFTVFLALCALTAVSVVSDLLHLADHRVLVAIVMAVSTAKALCVMLFFMHLKFERAWKYLLLGPTMVLAISLPLALAPDIGMHYYLQDVPQTQEYERQQAEGAPPAAEHHP; from the coding sequence ATGAGCGACGACCACGATTCTCATGCCGCGACCTACTTCACCGTCTTCCTGGCGCTCTGCGCGCTGACGGCGGTGTCGGTCGTCTCCGATCTGCTGCACCTCGCCGACCACCGCGTCCTGGTGGCGATCGTGATGGCCGTGTCGACGGCGAAGGCGCTGTGCGTGATGCTGTTCTTCATGCATCTCAAGTTCGAACGGGCCTGGAAGTACCTGTTGCTGGGTCCGACGATGGTGCTGGCGATCTCGCTGCCGCTGGCCCTTGCGCCGGATATCGGCATGCACTACTACCTCCAGGATGTCCCGCAGACCCAGGAATATGAGCGGCAGCAGGCCGAGGGGGCTCCGCCCGCCGCCGAACATCATCCGTAG